The Vulpes vulpes isolate BD-2025 chromosome 8, VulVul3, whole genome shotgun sequence genome has a window encoding:
- the PRR13 gene encoding LOW QUALITY PROTEIN: proline-rich protein 13 (The sequence of the model RefSeq protein was modified relative to this genomic sequence to represent the inferred CDS: inserted 1 base in 1 codon; deleted 1 base in 1 codon) → MQFDGWRSYARQPGPHPYPPNVAYPGGANPAHPPPVNPAYPPGPYPTPPGAPQGNPAFPPGXPPYPAPQPGYPGCQPTGPYPPPYPPPIPGTPLVNPLPPGMGGPGMVMDKKMRKKMKKAHKKTHKHHKHGKHSSSSSSSSSSDSD, encoded by the exons ATGCAATTCGACGGATGGCGGAGCTATGCAA GACAGCCAGGGCCGCATCCATATCCCCCTAACGTCGCGTACCCTGGAGGTGCCAATCCTGCCCAT CCGCCACCTGTGAATCCCGCCTACCCCCCGGGCCCCTATCCAACTCCCCCAGGGGCTCCCCAGGGGAATCCAGCTTTTCCCCCCG GGCCCCCTTATCCTGCGCCACAACCAGGGTACCCCGGATGCCAACCCACGggtccctacccacctccctacCCACCACCTATTCCTGGCACGCCTCTTGTGAATCCCTTGCCACCTGGCATGGGGGGACCGGGAATGGTGATGGACAAGAAGATgcggaagaaaatgaagaaagctcATAAAAAGACGCACAAACACCACAAGCATGGCAAG cattcctcctcctcctcctcctcttccagcaGTGACTCTGACTGA